The Bombus pascuorum chromosome 5, iyBomPasc1.1, whole genome shotgun sequence genome segment GTTAATTATATTCCCTTGTATAAACTTCGTATGCAATTTCTATGGCGTTTATGAAGCCAGAACCATCACCCTCATGCACTACACGGTTAAATGATGTGGTCATATGGGGTTGGTTCTGTTTACCTTTTCTTACCTTTTGGCATTGCGCCAAAGCATACAGCATACTACGGAAAGCACGATTAACAATAGACACGCAGTGGAAACAGACCAAAAGGCAATTTGTAGAGGTTCTTTTGGCTCCCAccaatactataataataaacataattaaatagaatatttatactaagaatattttataaaattatttaataatatgttatgAAAGGGGATACATAGTGTTCTTACTTCAGTAACTGGAGGATATGTAGGTACCAAACGACCAATAACCGTTGGTAAATACATAGACCAGAAGGCACTTTCAGTTTGTcggtaattcaataaaattgagCTATTGTAAGTAGTATTAATGTTCAAATACCGTAACTGTCCAGGCTTAGCAACATCAAAATGCAAACCCAAAATTTGCGATGGTGTCGGATTTCTGAAAGAGGAAGACATATGTATTACACAGATACAAGgtacattataaataatattataatagtaataatatatatacattataaataatataagcacaaaataaagttataaaattataaacttaCCCATACGTTGCAAAGTTTGCATATGCTTTCATGAAAAAGTGACTCATATTGCGATCGTTGTCTGTCCACATGTCACGCTTCAACTTCCATTTTTGAGGGAAAAATTCTGAAAAGATAGTAACTTGataattatattgttaatGAAAAACTCTGAATTATTGTATTCTTACCAACATCCATGAAAGGTGCCCCTGTTAGCCAAAGAAGTTCTGTGTCGTGAGAAACACTTCGCCACTGTGGTAATGTTAATGCTTCTACAGTTGTGTTTAGTACATACAAATATGTAGGTACACGTTTTTCTATCAAAACTTTTGCTATTTTATCAAAAGGAGCAACATAGTGAAAATCAGTCAAGAGCTgaaaatttaacattatagaaatatacatataattaaaaagtcaaATTATATACACATCGCATACAACTTACATTAATATACTGATCGCGAATGTGGCTAGTATTAGTCGGATCTGGCCAATATGTGTACATGTATTTTATAGCTTCATAAACTCCTTGAGAATTTAGAGTGTAGTTGTATTGGAGAACAAGTTCCCAAATTTTCTGATCAAATGATTCCGCATCTATGATATATCGATTCTTGGCTAATGTGGCATTGTTATCTAGGAAGaatgaaatgtttattaattcgtaaaaatttataagattGCAAAGATTTCgagttacatacatataagGAATGCTGCTTCCTGAGTAGTTACACCGGCCATATATGCTAAGTTATCTGTAAACTTATGACTTTTTATGCTTTCTTCGGGTGTTTCCACAAAGAAGCGCCAATCTGTTTCTCTCCAGTCTTCGTACAAATTGTCACTTGGTACTATGAAATTAGTATCTAATACAGGTGCCCAAGGAAACATTCCAATGTGTTGTTTCAATTCAGAATTACCAAGTTCAAAAAAGGATCTGCCATTCTTCAAACACTGCACCAATCTCCAGCTGTTTTCTATGCTACAGCCTAGCGATTCTGCATATACTTTAGATGTATTCTGTGCCCTGTACTTATCTGTTATGACGGCCCAATCTGCCAATGCAGAACCTGATTGAGCTATTACTTTTGATACCATATCTCTGGTTTTAGGTGCAACCATTAATAATCCAGCACTTGCTGCTCCAGCACCAGGTCCAAAAAGAGTTATTGCATCGGGATTACCATTAAAAGCTTTGATATTATCATACACCCACCTCAATGCCATAGCTTGATCCAAAATTCCATAATTTCCAGGGCTATTCTCATCTCCTGTACTTAGAAATCCTAGAGCTCCTAGTCGATAGTTAATAGAAACGACTACTACATCGTAAAATGCAGCCAACATGTGAGCTGGAAACAAATTGCTTGCTCCATGTGTAAATTCTCCACCATGAATATAGAACATTACTGGGTATCGTTTAGGTAAACCAGAGCTAATATCtggtgtaaaaatattcaaatataaacaGTCTTCATCCACATCACGGATTCCTTTAGTAGCACCGGTATATGCACTGGGCTGAGGACAAGCTGGTCCCCAATCAACAGCTTGCAGTAATTGCCAACCTTTATGAGTTTTGGGTGGTTTAAATCGACCTTCCTTTATAGGTGGCATAGCATAAGGAATACCAAGGAATACATTAACATGCTTTGTAACCCTTTCAACTGGTAAACTCCAGGGCCTATGCCTTGCTTGTGGATCATCATACAAATAAACTTTAAATCCTTGCACTTGTCCATAAGCTGTGATCACAGTCACATCTATAGGTAGATTTTCAGAATCAGACCTCTTTCTTCCTTGAAGATCTTCTCGCCAACCACCCAATATACCAGGTAAAGGGAGTCTTGAAGTTGTATGCTTAAAAAATCACAAtcgttttgtaattataatcttttaccaaatttatttattaatataaatacaaattgaatGTATCATTACGTGTCATTACTTTTTAAAAGATATCACGTAATTTTTctagtaaaaagaaatagtagGACAATTGTAttacttgtattattttacctCGTAAAGGTACCGACTGTCTGGTGCTCTGGTGGGTCCTCTGTAAACAGAGTCCCAGTAACTAGGACGATACCCATACCTTCTATCTTTGTAAACATAAGTGTCGGTTCGGTCACCTGGTCCGTTTTGAGGCACATATACCCCATCGCGACTGTAATACCGACTACCCGGGGGTATTTGTTCCTGACACAACACCGTAATTGCGAGGAAGCACAGATAAAAACAGACGCGTCCAATCGACGAGTATAAAGTATATGCGGCCATCTTGCCCGCGTGCGTATTGGTGTTTCACCAGAACAGACAGGTGTGGTCTGTCagtatatatacacacgtgACACTTCTACAGGCACGCAGTAATGCGAGGAACTCGGTCTTTCAGGAAACTCTTGATGAAGCGGAGAAAAGCGAAAGCCGCGATGAAAGTAAAATCTCACCAGCGTTTATATTCTCTTCGAAAACATGCATGGAGAAAAGAAACCACCTCTGAAACTaattagaaacaaatttttgattACAAAAAGAAAGGTTAAATGGTCGGAATGTGGTAATTATTACACACGTGTACTACTTACGAAATCGAAAGACTGACACGCGCGTGAGCCAACACCCTGTAGCCTGTCACGTTCGAAAACGATCGTTTCCTCCCGCTCCTAATACCACCAAACATCGAAATCCATTTTTTGCATCCTGTAACAACGATACTGATACGTTATCACTCACCTTAAACACTTTTCTTCTCGTAGATTTATGTTAacttcattatatttttttgttttgaataTGTTTATGGACGTATGTACCATCGAaccataaatataaaatgatattatagaATGAAACCTTATGAAAATAATCGgcgaaattaatcaaaatcaaGTTCACTGATAAGATTGAATTGCAGTTGCGTGGTACATAATAGCGAACTTGGGTATGTTtcggaaatattatttgtaacacGAATGCTACTCGGAGTTACATCCGAAGTCTACTGAACGGTAATGTTACTCTCGCGTGCAAATACGTGCTGCAATCGACTGCCCACGCGCTAATAAATACTTACTTGTTATATACTGAAATTATCGAGCAGTATGATCTACGAATCCCTGTGATCGTTCCAGTATGCCGTCGCGTGAACGGATGAGTTGTACTCATACTCGACTCATACTCAtgctacatatacatatacagttCAGTCACACTAGCTCGTGCGAGGGATACGCTTATCTTCCGGCAATTTTACCTTAAATGTAATAGATTACAACAGTGATACTCATTGCGAACGTTActtcatattaattttttgtcaatttctaaatatcaGAATATAGTTAATCATTAAACAACTTAATAagcttaataaaaaatttcctaatacaaattataaatataatattttctgccTCAATGTAGTTCCTGGATACCtttaattttgaaactgaCTGTCAAGTAAAACCAGATCATTGCTGAGTACCATTGAAATTGATAACATACCGAGGTATGAATAATGGGATAATCAACAATTCCCCCCTCGATTCCACCGTTGCTCTCATCGTTGAATAATCTCTCTATCGATTACAATCGCCtcg includes the following:
- the LOC132907160 gene encoding cholinesterase isoform X3 yields the protein MAAYTLYSSIGRVCFYLCFLAITVLCQEQIPPGSRYYSRDGVYVPQNGPGDRTDTYVYKDRRYGYRPSYWDSVYRGPTRAPDSRYLYEHTTSRLPLPGILGGWREDLQGRKRSDSENLPIDVTVITAYGQVQGFKVYLYDDPQARHRPWSLPVERVTKHVNVFLGIPYAMPPIKEGRFKPPKTHKGWQLLQAVDWGPACPQPSAYTGATKGIRDVDEDCLYLNIFTPDISSGLPKRYPVMFYIHGGEFTHGASNLFPAHMLAAFYDVVVVSINYRLGALGFLSTGDENSPGNYGILDQAMALRWVYDNIKAFNGNPDAITLFGPGAGAASAGLLMVAPKTRDMVSKVIAQSGSALADWAVITDKYRAQNTSKVYAESLGCSIENSWRLVQCLKNGRSFFELGNSELKQHIGMFPWAPVLDTNFIVPSDNLYEDWRETDWRFFVETPEESIKSHKFTDNLAYMAGVTTQEAAFLIYNNATLAKNRYIIDAESFDQKIWELVLQYNYTLNSQGVYEAIKYMYTYWPDPTNTSHIRDQYINLLTDFHYVAPFDKIAKVLIEKRVPTYLYVLNTTVEALTLPQWRSVSHDTELLWLTGAPFMDVEFFPQKWKLKRDMWTDNDRNMSHFFMKAYANFATYGNPTPSQILGLHFDVAKPGQLRYLNINTTYNSSILLNYRQTESAFWSMYLPTVIGRLVPTYPPVTEYWWEPKEPLQIAFWSVSTACLLLIVLSVVCCMLWRNAKR
- the LOC132907160 gene encoding cholinesterase isoform X1, which translates into the protein MAAYTLYSSIGRVCFYLCFLAITVLCQEQIPPGSRYYSRDGVYVPQNGPGDRTDTYVYKDRRYGYRPSYWDSVYRGPTRAPDSRYLYEHTTSRLPLPGILGGWREDLQGRKRSDSENLPIDVTVITAYGQVQGFKVYLYDDPQARHRPWSLPVERVTKHVNVFLGIPYAMPPIKEGRFKPPKTHKGWQLLQAVDWGPACPQPSAYTGATKGIRDVDEDCLYLNIFTPDISSGLPKRYPVMFYIHGGEFTHGASNLFPAHMLAAFYDVVVVSINYRLGALGFLSTGDENSPGNYGILDQAMALRWVYDNIKAFNGNPDAITLFGPGAGAASAGLLMVAPKTRDMVSKVIAQSGSALADWAVITDKYRAQNTSKVYAESLGCSIENSWRLVQCLKNGRSFFELGNSELKQHIGMFPWAPVLDTNFIVPSDNLYEDWRETDWRFFVETPEESIKSHKFTDNLAYMAGVTTQEAAFLIYNNATLAKNRYIIDAESFDQKIWELVLQYNYTLNSQGVYEAIKYMYTYWPDPTNTSHIRDQYINLLTDFHYVAPFDKIAKVLIEKRVPTYLYVLNTTVEALTLPQWRSVSHDTELLWLTGAPFMDVEFFPQKWKLKRDMWTDNDRNMSHFFMKAYANFATYGNPTPSQILGLHFDVAKPGQLRYLNINTTYNSSILLNYRQTESAFWSMYLPTVIGRLVPTYPPVTEYWWEPKEPLQIAFWSVSTACLLLIVLSVVCCMLWRNAKRQSDHYYSGDILMVRDDEPSEGIENMTRTSKENIHEYRDTPPVRSRISRQNESKLQERLSHNRKFSSTPSLRSNSNISLKDMRSEGFVTSSPNGQPRLSKAISQSSLPKSKSKTHLVQGVPQTAV
- the LOC132907160 gene encoding cholinesterase isoform X2, encoding MAAYTLYSSIGRVCFYLCFLAITVLCQEQIPPGSRYYSRDGVYVPQNGPGDRTDTYVYKDRRYGYRPSYWDSVYRGPTRAPDSRYLYEHTTSRLPLPGILGGWREDLQGRKRSDSENLPIDVTVITAYGQVQGFKVYLYDDPQARHRPWSLPVERVTKHVNVFLGIPYAMPPIKEGRFKPPKTHKGWQLLQAVDWGPACPQPSAYTGATKGIRDVDEDCLYLNIFTPDISSGLPKRYPVMFYIHGGEFTHGASNLFPAHMLAAFYDVVVVSINYRLGALGFLSTGDENSPGNYGILDQAMALRWVYDNIKAFNGNPDAITLFGPGAGAASAGLLMVAPKTRDMVSKVIAQSGSALADWAVITDKYRAQNTSKVYAESLGCSIENSWRLVQCLKNGRSFFELGNSELKQHIGMFPWAPVLDTNFIVPSDNLYEDWRETDWRFFVETPEESIKSHKFTDNLAYMAGVTTQEAAFLIYNNATLAKNRYIIDAESFDQKIWELVLQYNYTLNSQGVYEAIKYMYTYWPDPTNTSHIRDQYINLLTDFHYVAPFDKIAKVLIEKRVPTYLYVLNTTVEALTLPQWRSVSHDTELLWLTGAPFMDVEFFPQKWKLKRDMWTDNDRNMSHFFMKAYANFATYGNPTPSQILGLHFDVAKPGQLRYLNINTTYNSSILLNYRQTESAFWSMYLPTVIGRLVPTYPPVTEYWWEPKEPLQIAFWSVSTACLLLIVLSVVCCMLWRNAKSKTKAARLYADNLTITTAETSSWCETTNLRRESRI